GCAATTTGCAAATTAATCTAAAGGAGAAGTAAATGTCTAAAGCAACTTTCGCAGTTTCAATGATTGCGCTTGGGCTTGGTTGTAGTTCAGCAGTAATGGCCAATACAAAAGTTCCTGTTGTTACCAGTTTTTCTGTGTTGGGTGACCTTGTTCAGCAAGTGGGTGGTGATCATGTTGCTATTACTAACTTAGTAAAAGCAAATGGTGATGCACATGTCTATAACCCAGCGCCGATGGATGCTAAGGCTATAGCATCAGCACAGTTAGTTGTGATGAATGGGCTTGAATTTGAAGGTTGGATGCCTCGCCTATTGGAATCATCGAACTTTAAAGGCAATAAAGTTTTAGCGGCTGACGGTATTGAAGTAATAAAAGGACATAGTTGTTCTTGTGGCGGACACGGCCACCATGATGACCATGACCATGACCATGACCATGACCATGACCATGACCATGACCATGACCATGACCATGACCATGACCATGACCATGACCATGACCATGACCATGACCATGACCATGACCATGACCATGACCATGACCATGACCATGACCATGACCATGACCATGACCATAAACACGATCACGGCCATGCCCATGGTGAGTTTGATCCGCATTCATGGCATAGCATCAAAAATGTGAAAGTGTACGTGAAAAATATTGAGCAGGGTCTAACGAAGGTGGATCCAAATAACGCTGAAGATTACCAGCGTAATGCTGCTAACTATATTCAGCAGCTTGATAAACTGGATATTGAATTACATAAGAAAGTTGCATTAATTCCTGAAGATAAACGTAGTGTGATTACTCCGCATGCTGCATTTGCATATATGGCACGAGATTATAATATTGATTTTCATGCGCCTCAGGGAACAAGTACTGAATCCGAAGCAAGTGCTGGTGATGTCGCTAACATTATTAAGCAAATTCGTAGCGAAGGTATTAAAGCTGTTTTTGTAGAGAATATTTCTGATAATCGCCTGATCGAACAAATCAGCCGTGAAACAGATGCGAAAATCGGTGGACAGCTATATTCAGATGCACTTTCAGAGCCAACAGGCCCTGCACCAACGTATTTGAAAATGATGGAATACAACATCGATACGATTGTGAACGCGCTGAAATAAGCATTATCAGTTTGAATTGAGCATACTTTATGCTCACTCAGTGAAAGCCAACTTGTCATTCAGGTTGGCTTTTTTGTTTATTGGTGGGTGTGTTACCCATATTGTGGGGTTATGTGAAACCAATGCGTTGGCTTTTTGTTGGCTTGCTGTTTGTTTGGATGATGGTATCTGTGAGGTTAGCAATGTTTTTCGCTATGCTTTAAAGGAAAAGTGATTCGTTGGTTACTGTTTTATCTTATTGATTTTATATGTTTTTTGATTTTTAGTTGTTGCAGTGGTTGCGCTAGGTTACTTCTTTTTTATGACAGAGTATTTTAAGTCATGTATATTAGCTCAAAAATTAAGTTCGACGCTGCACTATTTGTGTGGCTGTCGGCAGCATAAATAAATTAACGTATTAGGTTTCTAATGAAAATTCGTAGTAAGTTAACCCTTTTAAGCACAGGGCCTGCATGTCTGGTATTGTTTCTTTTTGGGCTGTCTATTTTTTCAGTTTTTCGTGTACTCGATATGACCACACAAATCAGCGTCGCGAAAGAACTTGAAATATCTCTTTTGAATTTACGTCGTTATGAAAAAGACTTTATGATCCGTCGTGATCAAATCTCTATTGATAAATTCAATCAGCAAGCTAATCATTTCCGCGAATTAAACGACACATTAAAAGGGGCTGCTGACTCAATAGGTTTTGATATAGCGCCTGTGGTCGAAATGGATCGTGAAGTTGAGCAATATGTAGCGGCTTTCTTGAAAATGTCAGACATGTACAATCAATTAGGCCATGAAGAATCTGCAATGGGATTAGTGCCTAAAATTATTGATACAACAGAGCATTTATCAGTACACCTTCATCAAGAAGAATCGCTTGTTGCTTATATTGAACTGACTAATTTAGTGCGTGATGTTGCTAATAAGTTCTCATCAGAAAAATTGGCTCGTGTTAAAAAAATAAGCGCCGTCATTATGGCGGAATTGAAAGAAAACTCAGACATTGATGGCCAGCAAGATTTAGCCTCTTTGTTGGAGCAATTAGTTCAGGCTGAAAGGCTTTCTAATCGTATAGGCCTGACATCTAAGGATGGCTTGCGTGGCCAAACGCGTAGTGCTGCACACAGTATTGAATCGAAATTTGATGGCATTGCTCACGATATCTTTGATGAAGTTGATTCGGACCTTGATACACTGCTTTATTTCGCAAGCATTTTTGCCTTCATAGCAATCGCAGGCTTATTGATTATCAGTGAGTTAACTAAACGTAATGTCATTCGCCGTATCGAAGGATTACAGCAAATGATGGAAAATGTTGATCATCGCAATGATCTAACGCTACGTGCGTCAATTGAGAGCGATGATGAAATTGGTAGCATGTCGAAAAGTATTAACACGACTTTAGATAAGCTACACAACTTCATGCGTGAAGTGCAGCAGGTGAGCCATACCGTTAATGATGAAGCGATAAGTATCCGTGATCGTAGCTCTCAAGCTGAAAATGACCTTAATACACAGCAAGCTGAAACTGAAATGGTTGTAACGGCGGTAACAGAAATGTCGGCAACCATCAATGAAATTGCTGAAACAACAGGTAACGCGGCACGTAATGCTGAAACCGCGCAAGGCACAGCACGAAGTGGTTTGGATGAAGTTGTTAATACTCGTAATGTGATTAATATGCTGTCATCTTCACTTTCTTCAACGAACCAACTTGTTGATGAGCTATCGACAGCTTCAAACAATATTGGAGCCGTGATGAATGTGATCGGTGATATCGCAGAACAGACCAACTTATTAGCACTGAACGCAGCGATTGAAGCTGCTCGTGCAGGCGATCAGGGGCGTGGCTTTGCTGTTGTAGCAGATGAAGTACGAACGTTGGCGCAACGTACGCAGCATTCAACGGCTGAAATCAGCCAAATCATTGAAACGTTACAGTCGAAAACGAATCAGGTTGTAACCAATATTTCTGATTGCCAAGGGCACAGTAGTGATAGCGTATCGCAAGCTGAATCTGCGGAAGAAAGGCTCACTCAAATAATGGCCGACATTGAGTTGATTCTTGATTCAAGCACACAGATTGCGGCTGCCGTTGAAGAACAAAGCCAAGTCACGAGTGAAGTATCACAGAACTTAAATAATATAAGCGAAGTGGTACACAAAAGTGTTGGTTCTGCGCAGGAAAATACGACAACCAGCATGCAATTAAGCGCAAGCTCAGAGCAATTGAAAACAGCAGTTGACCGCTTTGTTGTTTAAGGCGGCTGCCAAGTTTAGTGATGACAGTATGCGTAAAGCATAAAGAAAAAGGCGTAACCAGCTTCTAGGGAATTAGAAGTGCGGTTACGCCTTTTGCGTTCTAGTGATTCGTTAAGAGGTTACATTGAGAGGTTATTCTTCCCACTGTACCAGCTGGCCTTTAGGCCATTCATTGCCAATCTCTTGATAACGTTTTTCTAGGATATGGCGTTTAATTTTAAGCGTAGGAGTAAGCACGCCGTTTTCGATACTCCAAGGTTCTTTGATCATCAACACGCCTTTTATCTTCGCGTGAGATTCCAGCTCTTGGTTGATGACATCAATCACGTGATGCACTTTCTTTTCGTAGCGCTTGCGATCAAAGTTCGGGAATTCGTGTGGAATGGCTAATAAGACAGGTGCAGGCATGCCCGAACCGATTAAGCACATCATTTCGACGTTACTTAACTCGAATAGGCGTTTTTCAATAGGTACTGGCGAAACAAATTTACCTTTCGCTGTTTTAAAGGTGTCTTTTTTACGGCCTTCAATAGTGATATAGCCTTCGTCATCGACCGAGCCAATATCACCAGTGTGAAGCCATC
The nucleotide sequence above comes from Photobacterium swingsii. Encoded proteins:
- a CDS encoding metal ABC transporter solute-binding protein, Zn/Mn family, whose protein sequence is MSKATFAVSMIALGLGCSSAVMANTKVPVVTSFSVLGDLVQQVGGDHVAITNLVKANGDAHVYNPAPMDAKAIASAQLVVMNGLEFEGWMPRLLESSNFKGNKVLAADGIEVIKGHSCSCGGHGHHDDHDHDHDHDHDHDHDHDHDHDHDHDHDHDHDHDHDHDHDHDHDHDHDHDHDHDHKHDHGHAHGEFDPHSWHSIKNVKVYVKNIEQGLTKVDPNNAEDYQRNAANYIQQLDKLDIELHKKVALIPEDKRSVITPHAAFAYMARDYNIDFHAPQGTSTESEASAGDVANIIKQIRSEGIKAVFVENISDNRLIEQISRETDAKIGGQLYSDALSEPTGPAPTYLKMMEYNIDTIVNALK
- a CDS encoding methyl-accepting chemotaxis protein, whose translation is MKIRSKLTLLSTGPACLVLFLFGLSIFSVFRVLDMTTQISVAKELEISLLNLRRYEKDFMIRRDQISIDKFNQQANHFRELNDTLKGAADSIGFDIAPVVEMDREVEQYVAAFLKMSDMYNQLGHEESAMGLVPKIIDTTEHLSVHLHQEESLVAYIELTNLVRDVANKFSSEKLARVKKISAVIMAELKENSDIDGQQDLASLLEQLVQAERLSNRIGLTSKDGLRGQTRSAAHSIESKFDGIAHDIFDEVDSDLDTLLYFASIFAFIAIAGLLIISELTKRNVIRRIEGLQQMMENVDHRNDLTLRASIESDDEIGSMSKSINTTLDKLHNFMREVQQVSHTVNDEAISIRDRSSQAENDLNTQQAETEMVVTAVTEMSATINEIAETTGNAARNAETAQGTARSGLDEVVNTRNVINMLSSSLSSTNQLVDELSTASNNIGAVMNVIGDIAEQTNLLALNAAIEAARAGDQGRGFAVVADEVRTLAQRTQHSTAEISQIIETLQSKTNQVVTNISDCQGHSSDSVSQAESAEERLTQIMADIELILDSSTQIAAAVEEQSQVTSEVSQNLNNISEVVHKSVGSAQENTTTSMQLSASSEQLKTAVDRFVV